A window of Ruminiclostridium herbifermentans genomic DNA:
AAGACTATTATTCATCACAAATATCTTTAGGACAGCTATATTACTATCTATCAAATTATTCTGATAAAGAATACAATCTTACTAAATCAATTAGTATACTTAATAGTGTAGTCAATTTGGGAGTGGAGGAAGATGGTTCTTACCAATATGCCACCATTCAATATATCCTTGGTATTTCATATAAAGAACTAGCTGAAATAAAGGACAAAGAGGCAAATCAGAAAAAAGCATTAGAATGTTTTAATAATTCACTTAAATATAAAACTAATATAATAGAGCGTGAAACAATCGAGAAATATATAGATGAGATAGCAAAAAGTTGTACCATATACTCAAAGTCTCCTACTTCTGTACAGTAGGAGACTTTGTCTTATAAACCCCTCTTACTAAATATTTTAATCTAGTAATTATTTATTAAATACTATCTTAATAATAATTCTACTAAACAGGCAGCTTGCTAATATTGCCAAGCAAGAACATCTTAACTGTTGCAAAGTCAATAGCATCTACACTTCCGTCATTATTAACATCAGCTAGCTTCATTCCATTCTTTCCTGGGAATGTGCTTATTTGACCCATAAGATATTGCTTGATAATAGCAAAGTCGATAGCATCCACAATGTTATCACCATTAACATCTCCGTAAACCCCTGCATTAGTCTCTCCAACAAATGTAACAACTGATTTTGCTGGTATTGTAGCTGTAAAGCTATTTCCGCTTATTGATATCTTTGAACCTGCAGCTAAATCTTGTGATGCAGAAGTTGTATATGGTATAACAGAATCAGCTTCAAAGCCTTGTAGATTATAGGATATAGATTGACTAGATGAACCATCATTCAAAGCAACTACTGCAAATTTTCCTGTCACTGGATCCTTGTACGCAGTTACATAAACACCTGACACTGGATTTTTGGTAGCGTCAAATCTAACCCATCCTGGTCTTACAAATCTTGAATACTGTCCAATGGTAAATAATCTTTTACCAACCTTGTAATTTTTTGAGTTCATGTCCATTTGTATTAGGCCTTCGCCGTTCCATGTTTTGTAGCACGCACCCCACCAATACATCCAAGCATTTCCTTGAGTTACAGTCATAAAATCATAGACCTGTTTTGCCCATTTCAAGCCATCATTAATTGTAAGATCATTACCATTCAAATCAGACACTTCTGTCATCCAAATTCCTTTTCCCTTTGCCTTAGTAGTTGGAAGTGTATTATAATAATTACCATAATTATGTACGCCCACAATATCTGTCCTTGTAACAGCAACAGGATCATTTAAGCAGTCTACAGCATATGATTCATTAAATTGTGAGTTTTCGCTCATAACAACCTTTGCTGTTATACCTTCCTTATCAAAGGTAGGAACCAAATAGTCTTTCATAAATGTTTTGAACTGAGCAGCTGTCCATTTACATGAAGAGTACGAAGTTTCAAGGTCAGGTTCATTTTGAATTCCTATATGAGTAATCTCAATACCAAATTTTGATTTGTAGTTTTTTATATTTTCTGCTAAATATGTAGCATAAGCCTGATACATATCTGATCTAAGAGATCCTCCTACAACTGAACCATTTGTTTTCATCCATGCTGGTGGGCTCCATACTGTATAAAGCAATTTATCAACACCATATTCTTCCTGAATGGTTCTATACATAGGTATTTGGTCATCGTTTTTTTCATTCCAGTCCCAAGTATTAGCAGAAGGCTGCATAGTCTTGTTTGGTCCGTCCTGTGCACCTCCCCATGTACCGCCATCACCTAAAATTGAACGGAATATTGAAAAACCTGCTCCTTTTTCTGTTGAAAATAGTAAGTCGTATATTTCCTTTTGTTTAGTCTCTCCTAAAAGAGCAATGTTATTTGATTGATGAAAAGCTTCTGATACACCAAAGCCATCAATAACTTGATACTCTTTGTTCCAATCAAGAGTAACTGTGGAAGCTGCATACAAATTTGTAGGTACTAGCATTGTTAATAGCAGCGTCAAAACAATAGCAAGACTGATTAAACGAGTTGTTTTTTTCATAATGAAATCCCCCTGTTTAAATTATTAGTATTACTCAAAATTACTGCAATCCCCTGAAATATCAAATTAAATAATCTTTTGTTTATTAGCACACCTCATAATAAAAGTGTGGCTAATCAAAGGTACTAGCAATGCTTTCGCATTACACGCAACTTACTTTAAAATTTTTAGTCTGATTTCACCCCTTTATAATTTATTTAGGTTTATGGATACCTAGAATCCAAAGCTGTTTTGTTAATTCAATTAATAAATAAGCCGTTACCAAAAGGAATATCTGTACATATTTTGAATAGATATTCCTTTTGATTTGCAATACACCAGATAAACTTGCTTTAATGCTTGTTTAAATTGACTATATATTTAATTTTGTATTAAGATTTTTTAGGTAATGAATCAATATTTCCAATTAAGTAGCTTTTTAAAATTGCAAAGTCTATGGCATTAACTTCACCATCAACATTTAAATCTGCTGCTGATAAGTTCACATTATCAGGCTTATCCCCTAATAGTATTTTTTTCAGCAATGCAAAGTCAATAGCATCAATGCTGTTATCTTCATTTAGGTCACCGTACTTAATTTCAGGTGTAGGTGTACCACCTTCTGGCTCTTCTCCCCATAAGAGTTTTCCATCGTCATATACAGGTATATATGGTGTTAAGCCTGCAAAAGAAGTAGCTTTGTAATCTGGTGGACCACTTAAATTCTGATAAGACCAGTCATTGTCATTTGAACCTATATTCATATCTTTATACTTTATTTGTACAGTGGCATCTTTTTCGCACATTTCCCACTCAGTAGGCATAATCCTTGTTCCAGTAAAATCTACAGTAAAGTAGTAGATATTATCTTTGTATTGCTTTAAACCAATCAGTTTTGCGCCCTGATGATCTAATAGCTTTAATTCAACATCATCTAAGCCTTTACCAGCCTCAAACAATTCTGAAAGATCCATATAATAACGAACTGAAAGTTTATCTTTCATAGTAGGTGGCCATGCAGAACGGTTGTTAATCTGGAACATGATATTTGTTGTACCATAACCTTCATAAATTATCCATCCACGGCAGAAATACTCTACTATATCATCCTGAGGATCTCTAAAATCTTCAGGCTGTGGCCAATTTTCAAGAGGGTCTCCCCCATACATATCATACATTTTAGCTAATGAACCAACAAAACCTGCATTATAATCAGTTGCAACTTCATTGAGCATGTAATCCTTGATATCATCTTTCCAGCTGTCATCTGAGCCAGGTCCTCCAACTAATGCACCATATAGAATATGTCTATGGAAGCTAGGTGTTTCAAGCTGGCTTGTCCAAGAACCATGAGCAGTCCTATGATGTGGATGAACTGGTGCATTTTCACCAAATCCAACTACATAGCTACCGCCGCGTGGATTATCTCCTAATGCGTAGTTTACTTGTCTTTCAGCAAAATCATGGTATTTCTGTTTTTTAGATGGTGTACATACAGTATCATCATCAGACCATACAAATGCTAAAAAGGCTGCTGTTGTAGCATAACGTAAAGAACCCCACTGTGAAAGCCAAGCCAAACCTCCTGGAGTATATGTAATACTTCCATCTGGCATCCAAGAATCTAAGTTCTTTTCAACAACCTTTATGTATTCAGGATCTTTTGTTAACTGTGCAAGCTTAAGTCCTGCACCGTAGCTAACATCATCCCAGCAGTGAGTATGTCCGCCTCCTAATTTTGTTGGTGGCAATAGTTCTTTAGCTTTATCAAGATAAGTAGAATCATTAGTCTTTATGTACAGCCAAATAGCACCCCAAGCTAAATCATCAATATAACCGCCTGATGGATACAAAGTATCAAGAGGATTTTTTCCTCTATATTTATCACCAAAAGCAAAACATTGCTTAGCATGTTTTAAACATTTTTCTGCATATTCTGGATCAGTTTTTTCAAAGATAAGAGATGCAATAGCTAAAGCTGCTGCTGTGGAACCTGCAACATCAGACCCTGGAGTTTGAGCATTAAGTACAAAGGATTTTCTGTCTGTCATATAATCCAGCATTTCATGTGGTACCCAAACAGAGTGGTCAGACGCTTCATATCCACACATGTAATATAAAACTTCAGGACTTGGATTTGCTTTGATAAAGAAGTCAGTAGCCCATTTTATTTCATCTAAAATGTCGTCTATTTGTCCTGACCTTTCAAAAGCATCACGATATTCATACACTGCCCATCCTAATTGACCTGCGGCATATGACATAGGGTGAGTAAATTTAATACCATCTCCTGCGTCAGCCCAACCTCCTGTTAAATCCAGACCAACATCTTTGCCATCATCCATAGCAGCATCAGCTCGATAAGGCAAGATATAGTCATCAGGTAAGTCTCCAAGTCGATTGGCCTTGTAGAAAAGAATAGCTTTTTGCATTGCTTCACCATAATTGTAGTAAGAGCCTCCAGTACGTGGTGAGCTAGCAGATTGTGTTTCTGGAACATAAGCAAATAATGTCAACAACAAAGAAGTCACAAGTACTAAAGCTGTTGACCGGAAAAACTTCTTGTGTGAAATATCACATTTCATTTTCCCCATAATTATTATCTCCCCTTTTTTTATTTTATTTTTTATTGCAAAAATTGTATTATCATAGAAAACTTTGTTATTAAAAAACATAATTGTGTGAAAGCTTAACAAATTGACTTTAGTCATAATATTCTTCTACTGTAAATCATTATTAATTTACTATTTAATTATACAATGCAGCAGGAATTCTGTACAGGCCAATTTTACTGTATTTAAAGCTTCTTAGTAAAAAATGCCATAACATTAACCCAATTTAATTTCATAGAAAAATAATCTTTTTGATGACAATAATATCGTTAGAAAGCATGTCAAAAAAAGTATTTTTTCACGCTCTTATACTAACAAACTTATGTACTAAAAAGAGCAAAGCAAAAAATAGTATATGTTAGCAGTAAACTACTTAAATAATACTCCTAAACAATATATGTATAGTTCTCTCCTAAAATTGACGTTGAAATAATTAAGGTGAAGAACAAGCACTTCCACCGACCGTATCATCAAGACATCCTGTCTCGGGTCAATACTCACAGCTACTTACTTCCGCTGTATCGGCTACAATGTTTTTTCTTCACCCACTATTTCTAGCATCAATTTCTAACTGAACTTCTGAATTATATATTACTGCTTAGTACTATTTCTTAATAAGACATCGCAATACAAAAAATGTTGTTTTTAAGCATCCTCAAGCAAAGTAAGCAAGCAAAACTACTCTCTAATTATTTAGGCCAATCACACAGCATTAATAGTTTACTTGTCGTAAAGCCTACAGAATACCGGTTACAGGAACCACGATTGTGAATGTGTACAGCAGCAAAGCTACTTGTATGAATAATGCTAGTTTCTTGCACTTACAAATTCTAGCAATTTAATATCATTGATAATTATGAGTTACAAAAAGCTAGGTTAATATGTTATATAGTAATAACTGCTTCTACAGTTATTACCACCCCATCATATTGCATTTTATAGCAGAAAAGTTGTTTTTACTTTCAAAGGACATTGAAATTCCTTTTTCATGGAATCTTATTTCAAAAATCTCTTTTGTTGGAATTCTAGTAAACAGAGTTTCAAACCTGAAAGTATCTTCCTTTATCCATGCACCTGCGCAAGATATATCATTATATTGCAGAAATACTTTTTTATCTTCTTTATTAAGACCTGCTTGATTGTCAATCCATTTTTGATAACCAATTTCTGCCGTATAACTCTCATTTCCTAATGTCATTGTAACTTTATTTGTATCAGCAAAATCAAAAATTATCTTTGTAAGCTTAATCGGGTTTTCAGATACTTCATATTCTCTTCTTGAAACTTTATCAGCTATTGGTGACGTTGCTTCTCCCGCCGGTGCTTTGTATATTAAGCTGGACAATTTCTCTTCTAAGGCCATCTGACTTTCTTTGTCTTCTGGAACTGTATCCTTTGAAATATCATCCTTCATTGCAGGTAATAATATATCCCATACACAGCTTAAAATAGTTTGAGTATCCTCTTCACCTGACTGCATAGCTAATATTGCATCTTGATTTGGCATTACAATACAAAATTGTCCGAAAGCACCGTCTGCACGATAAACACCCTCTGGCTGACAACGCCAGAATTGATATCCATACCCTTGAATCCAGTCTTTAGGCCATTGGTCAGCAGTTTCTGGATTTGACAGAGACTCAATAACCTTTGATGACGCTTTTTTAATCCATTCAGAATTTAAAAGTTGTTTTCCTTCCCATACTCCATTATTTAATAAGAACGTACCAAATTTAGCAACATCCTCTGTTTTTGCATTCAGACCAAATCCCCCTGTACTTATACCTTTTGGGCATAATTCCCACCAGACATTAGAAATACCCAGAGGCTCAAATAGTCTAGGCTGTAAATAATCATATAAAGTTATCCCTGTAATTTTTTGAAGGATTGCTGACAGCATATAGGTTGCTGGAGTATTATAAACGAATATGCTTCCAGGTTCACAATCAACATATGAAGTCAAAAACAAATATACCCAATCCTGGCCTTCTTTCATAATATCTGGCTCTACTGAATGACCAGTACACATATTCAGCAAATGCTTAATCTTCATTTTCTTCATGTTTTCACATGGTTGGCATGGCAATTTGTCTTTAAAATAAGATACTACATAGTCTTCAACAGTGAGTAACCCTTCCTGAACAGCAAATCCAATTGCTATTGAGGTAAAGCTTTTGCTTAAGGAATAAAGTTCATGATTATATTCGGGCTTGAACGGTTTCCACCAGCCTTCAGCCACAACCTTGTTATGACGCATCAACATAAATGAATGAATAGAGAGCTGCTTCTCTTCCAACACGTTAATAAAATTTAAAATAGCCTTTGGATCTACTCCCATTTCGTAAGGTTTTGCCCGTAGTAACTTCTTGTTTTCCATAATCAATCTCCTTTATATAATTTATTAAACTCATACTGTATTCCTAATAAAAAATCTCGTATTTCTGTTTTTATTCATTAAAATAACCCTATGTAGCGGATATTAATGTAATTATTTATTATTTCCTTCAATAATCCTGTTACAAACATTAAAATACGATAAACACAAATAATACAGTCACCTGATTAACTTTTATACCTAACAATGCATGTTAACGAGGTGTCTAAAATTTTACCGTTTAAACTACTGGATACCTAACATTTCAATGTTAACTCCCACCTCTCCCAAATAATCAAAGCTATAGTCCCCGCCAAATAGCAGAGAATATCTTTTATATCAAAGGAAGTACCCATAATTGTGGCAGCAAATTTATTATCACGGAGGTTTAGTATATCTATAATTCGAAAATATTGTGCCATTTCAACAACAAAAGCAAAAAGGAATATGTATAAGGGCAAGTGCTTTATTGGTTTTCCAATAAAGGCCCTTATCATTGTGTACAATAAAATTACCACCAAAAAATCACCAAAATATGGTCTAATAATTTTGTCATGCACAAATAAAGCAATTATAATTTCAATTATCAATAAGCAAATAAAAGCAAACAAATATTTCTTATTTATTTTCACTATGCATCTCCTTTACAGCTTTTCTTGAAGTCAATTACTGTCGACTAAATATTAGATTTTATTGACAATTACCATATATATTGTATCACTTTTGCTCCCTTCAACACCATTTATTTTGAGCCAAAAAAACAAAATGTAATAAAATTATAATTATATAATTTTGCTCCGCCTTCTTAGCAGAAATTGCATATAAATAGATAGTTCTTTATAAATAATTATACGAATAATCTTGTGGATTAGAGTTCTAATGGACTTTTACCAGAATAAGTTATCAAGTTAACTTCTTCTTTTCATTTCCTTCACTATATACAAATAATATTTTTGAGTTATAATATTAACAAGCATAATCATTAATAAAATAGTATTAATATTTTAAGAAACAATAGACATAGTTCGTAAACGAGAATAAATTAATACTTTATACATATAAATTGCATCAATCTAAGGAGGTATAATTTAATGGATAAATTAGTATATAAAAAAGTATCGGATTCTAAGACCGAGCAGATACAAATACTTATGCCCGAACACATAAATGGCTTTAACCGCCTCTTTGGAGGAAAGCTAATGGAATGGATTGATGTTGTTGCTGCAGTAGTAGCCAGAAGACATTCAGGCTGTAATGTAACTACTGCTTCAGTAGATAATCTGCAATTTAAAGCAGCAGCATATATAAACAGCACTATCTTTTTAAGCGGCCAAGTAACATATGTTGGTACTACCTCTATGGAAGTCCGTGTAACTACTTATGTCGAAAAGCTAAACGGCGTAAGACAGATGATTAATAGAGCATATTTGGTTTTAGTAGCATTAGACGAAAATGATAATCCAGTTCGTGTTCCCGGTCTTATACTTGAAACAGATGAAGAAAGACTTGAATGGGAAGCTGGTGAAAAGCGCAGAGAACTTAGAAAACAAAGAAGACTTGAAGCATACTAACTCTTTACGTTTGCTTATGCTTGGTCTCTTTATCTTATAAAAAGTCTTGGTCAAGCTTTAAGCAATACTGAAAATATGTTAAATTATATGTTTAAACATAATTTAACTGTTAAATATATTGGTTTTCGGCTTAAGCCCAATAATGTACATTTCATTTAACAATTGAGGATTGCCTCCATATGCAATTATTATTAACACAACATTTCGCATATGAAATTTGCAGGCATTCCTCAATTTATTTAGTCAAACACAGCTTCGTCAAATAACTAAAATTTTTAACAAATTTTCTTTCAAAGAAACTTTCTGTATAAACAAATGCATCCTTAAAAACACATGATTTTATCATAACTATTTAGGAAATAATAGCATTTACATTTTTATAATTCTTATTCAATCAGTTCCCTTTATCTCATTTTCTATGATATAAATGACAAAGGAATGTTATTAATTTTGTAAATCACATTATAATTAATAGTATTACCCAATTAAATCACATAAAGCTTGCGTAATAACACAATCATTCATTATTAAGAAATTATCACCCTTGCAAGAACCTTACCTAATACTACACCTGCTAAGCAAAATAAAATGCTTAAAACAACATTAAGAATTGCAAGAAATGTATTTCCATTTTGATATAGGTTTATTGTCTCTAGACTAAAGGTTGAGAAAGTAGTAAACCCACCTAATATTCCTGTAGTTAAAAACAACAGTAATTTCTTATTATTTGGATTTTGAACGGCTAATATTTCGACCAACAAACCTATCAAAAAAGAACCAAGTATATTAATTATAAGTGTAGAAACAGGAAAAGTACTAGTATTATATCTATTAATTAATAATGAGAGCAAATATCTTGAGGCAGCGCCTATAAATCCTCCGCAGCCCACCACAAACGAATTTAGCATGTTGTAACTCCTTCTGTATTATTATAAAATATGCTTATTATTTTATTTTTTTGTGTATTTGGAATACAAATTAATTATTTTTTATTCTTATATTTATTTTAACTCTTTTACTTTATCTCTTGTGCTTCTTAACAAAGATTGACCGTATAAATTATTATCTTCAAGCCCATTTTCAATCAAAAGTATATCTTATTCTGATTAAATGAGTATTACCAAACTTCGCACATATGAATCTTGGTAAGGCAGAATCATTATTGGTTTATTATGGCTTATTGAAAAAACAACTCAAAAATATAGTTATTGCTTACATGTTGTACTTTTCAGTCAATTATAACACAAGTAGTTTTCGCCAATGTGGGTGGTTTTTCTTATTTTCTTAAATGAGTTTTTGAGTTCATATGTGCCTTAAGCATTATATTCAATTGCAAAGGTCGATAATATTATTATAAGCCGGCTTATAAGAAAAACACACTTATAAACCGGCTTTTAATGTTTGATTAATAAAAAGGCTGACTAAATTATCATTATATGTAATTATATATTTTAAGTATTGAACTTTAAATAAGCAATTGAATTTAAGCATTTGATAAACTTCATATATCTACTTAACTTTAATAGTGCCATCAGTACGGGTTACATTGTCTATCTTCAGCATTTTACCATTTCCAACAGCTCCACCATCTGTAAATTGAATTTTGGTGTTTCCGCTTGAACCAACTATTTTAAAAGTTATTGTTGCAAACGTACCATCTTTGTTAATTAGCTGATTTCCAACTGTGTCATCAAGAAATAATACGCTTATTTTACCATTCTTTTCATCGATGGAACTAGAAAAGTTTACTTTTGGATTAGAAATTATTTTTCCAGCTGTAATTGATTCTGCTTTAAGTACATTGGTATCATACTTTAAGTAAAAATTACAAGTTCCTACATCACCAACTTTTGAAACATCTTTAAAGTTTACTGGAATAGAAACAGTACTTCCTTTTTTACCAGAAGCATCACCAACAGTTATAGACAGTGCAGGTGAATTAGATTTAACCTTTGCTGCGCTTTCTTGTGTACTAACTTTTCCACTTGAATTTGTGCCCAATTGTTCATTGGAAATAGTTTGTGATGATTCATTAAGAACCTTCGCTGGCATTTGTATATCCATTGCAATTGGTGGAATCAGTATCAAGCTGAAAATTACTACAACCATCACTGCTACGGTCAATACAATTCTTTTCATTATAACCACCCTATATAGTTTTTTCTCAATTTTTTCAAATGCAATCCTAAAATCCATGCACAATATTTCATGCAAGAAATCAAGGAAATATACATTCTTTGACAGAAATTGTATGAGGTCGACCAACTTTCTAAAAAATTGAGTTAATTAATTATACCATACTTTTTACTAAAAGTAACAGATTGTTTTTAAATATTACATGAATCTCCAAAGCCACCATGATATATAAAACAAAAAGCCAGACATATCTCTGACTTTTAGTTTTATGAAATAAGTTAGTCTTTTGTTAACAATCCATTGGTAAGTTTAACAAATAAAGGGGGTCTTCACCTATTATTTATAAAATCAATTTCTGACCGAGTTTCGCAAATAAATATATTACTACTTAGTACTATTTCTCGCACTAATTATCTGTGTACATAAATTGTTGATTTAACAACCCATTTATATAGTTTTTCATTCAGTTGAATCATCATCTTGCCAAACCCCTGTGTAAGGATTATATGCACATTCTACTGTGCTAGCATACCAGTCCTTGTTGCAATCATTTGACTGAGCAATAGGTCTGCAATCATAGCATGCATATCGGTATTCACAATCCTTACATTTTTTCACGTCATCCTTTGTAGTATTCCAACACTTCTGAAGATCAGACCCGTTAAGTATCTCACTTAATGAAGAATCAAGTATATTCCCGCAAATTTCATTACGAGCAAATATACAAGGAAAAACATCTCCTGTTGAGCTCACTGCAATTTTCCCAGCTAGACAGCTATGGTATTTATGTGCTTTCCAAAATTCCTCAGCACTTGTATAGAAAGGAGGTCTTATTTTAGGATTTTTGTATTTAGTAGGCAAAAGCTTCTCATCATCCCCTCTTCCAGTAGGACGAACAACATCTAGCTTAGTAGCGGGCAGGCCTAAATCTTCTAATAATTTCAATATATTATCAGCCTCATTTTCGTTTGTTTTCATAATAATTGAAGCAATACGAATAGGAATACCTGCATCTAAAATTTTTCTGACGGCACTCATTGTTTTATTAAAGCTGCCTGAATGTAGTGTTACTTGGTCATGTACCTCAGCATTATCAGCGTAAATGGTTGTTGCAATATTCACATTTTGCTGCTTAAAAAAATCTATACAAGATTGATCAATTAGAGTTGCATTTGTATATATTTCAATAAACTCATATCCTTCTTCATTTGCCTTAATTACAAGTTCCCTCCACTTCGGATAAAGCAGCGGCTCTCCACCAATAAGCTGTATTGAGGTAGCCCCTTCTTTGCGAGCTTCACTAATTAAAGACATCCATCTCTCATGGGGTACCTTATCATCATTTCTGCAGGCATCACTAGAACTATAACAATGTAGGCATTTATTATTGCACTTTGAAGTAAGTTCAAGCCATAAAAAAGACAGCCTCTGTTCTTCAGCTTCTGTATTCTTCATTGATTTATCTTCAGGTTTATTGATGTAGATTGCTCCTAGTCCTCTATATGTTAATTGATCTATAAATTCCAACACATTTTTATTTTCTGGCAGCTTTATATCAATTACCTCATCGATAGGTTCTCCTTGACATTTCTCTAATAGCTGCAGCGCATCAGGATTAATTGAAAAAACCTTACCCGATTTAAAATCATAAATTGCACCTCTACAAGCTCCCTTTA
This region includes:
- a CDS encoding dockerin type I domain-containing protein; the encoded protein is MKKTTRLISLAIVLTLLLTMLVPTNLYAASTVTLDWNKEYQVIDGFGVSEAFHQSNNIALLGETKQKEIYDLLFSTEKGAGFSIFRSILGDGGTWGGAQDGPNKTMQPSANTWDWNEKNDDQIPMYRTIQEEYGVDKLLYTVWSPPAWMKTNGSVVGGSLRSDMYQAYATYLAENIKNYKSKFGIEITHIGIQNEPDLETSYSSCKWTAAQFKTFMKDYLVPTFDKEGITAKVVMSENSQFNESYAVDCLNDPVAVTRTDIVGVHNYGNYYNTLPTTKAKGKGIWMTEVSDLNGNDLTINDGLKWAKQVYDFMTVTQGNAWMYWWGACYKTWNGEGLIQMDMNSKNYKVGKRLFTIGQYSRFVRPGWVRFDATKNPVSGVYVTAYKDPVTGKFAVVALNDGSSSQSISYNLQGFEADSVIPYTTSASQDLAAGSKISISGNSFTATIPAKSVVTFVGETNAGVYGDVNGDNIVDAIDFAIIKQYLMGQISTFPGKNGMKLADVNNDGSVDAIDFATVKMFLLGNISKLPV
- a CDS encoding glycoside hydrolase family 9 protein, with translation MGKMKCDISHKKFFRSTALVLVTSLLLTLFAYVPETQSASSPRTGGSYYNYGEAMQKAILFYKANRLGDLPDDYILPYRADAAMDDGKDVGLDLTGGWADAGDGIKFTHPMSYAAGQLGWAVYEYRDAFERSGQIDDILDEIKWATDFFIKANPSPEVLYYMCGYEASDHSVWVPHEMLDYMTDRKSFVLNAQTPGSDVAGSTAAALAIASLIFEKTDPEYAEKCLKHAKQCFAFGDKYRGKNPLDTLYPSGGYIDDLAWGAIWLYIKTNDSTYLDKAKELLPPTKLGGGHTHCWDDVSYGAGLKLAQLTKDPEYIKVVEKNLDSWMPDGSITYTPGGLAWLSQWGSLRYATTAAFLAFVWSDDDTVCTPSKKQKYHDFAERQVNYALGDNPRGGSYVVGFGENAPVHPHHRTAHGSWTSQLETPSFHRHILYGALVGGPGSDDSWKDDIKDYMLNEVATDYNAGFVGSLAKMYDMYGGDPLENWPQPEDFRDPQDDIVEYFCRGWIIYEGYGTTNIMFQINNRSAWPPTMKDKLSVRYYMDLSELFEAGKGLDDVELKLLDHQGAKLIGLKQYKDNIYYFTVDFTGTRIMPTEWEMCEKDATVQIKYKDMNIGSNDNDWSYQNLSGPPDYKATSFAGLTPYIPVYDDGKLLWGEEPEGGTPTPEIKYGDLNEDNSIDAIDFALLKKILLGDKPDNVNLSAADLNVDGEVNAIDFAILKSYLIGNIDSLPKKS
- a CDS encoding serine hydrolase domain-containing protein, whose product is MENKKLLRAKPYEMGVDPKAILNFINVLEEKQLSIHSFMLMRHNKVVAEGWWKPFKPEYNHELYSLSKSFTSIAIGFAVQEGLLTVEDYVVSYFKDKLPCQPCENMKKMKIKHLLNMCTGHSVEPDIMKEGQDWVYLFLTSYVDCEPGSIFVYNTPATYMLSAILQKITGITLYDYLQPRLFEPLGISNVWWELCPKGISTGGFGLNAKTEDVAKFGTFLLNNGVWEGKQLLNSEWIKKASSKVIESLSNPETADQWPKDWIQGYGYQFWRCQPEGVYRADGAFGQFCIVMPNQDAILAMQSGEEDTQTILSCVWDILLPAMKDDISKDTVPEDKESQMALEEKLSSLIYKAPAGEATSPIADKVSRREYEVSENPIKLTKIIFDFADTNKVTMTLGNESYTAEIGYQKWIDNQAGLNKEDKKVFLQYNDISCAGAWIKEDTFRFETLFTRIPTKEIFEIRFHEKGISMSFESKNNFSAIKCNMMGW
- a CDS encoding DUF2809 domain-containing protein, with protein sequence MKINKKYLFAFICLLIIEIIIALFVHDKIIRPYFGDFLVVILLYTMIRAFIGKPIKHLPLYIFLFAFVVEMAQYFRIIDILNLRDNKFAATIMGTSFDIKDILCYLAGTIALIIWERWELTLKC
- a CDS encoding acyl-CoA thioesterase — protein: MDKLVYKKVSDSKTEQIQILMPEHINGFNRLFGGKLMEWIDVVAAVVARRHSGCNVTTASVDNLQFKAAAYINSTIFLSGQVTYVGTTSMEVRVTTYVEKLNGVRQMINRAYLVLVALDENDNPVRVPGLILETDEERLEWEAGEKRRELRKQRRLEAY
- the crcB gene encoding fluoride efflux transporter CrcB produces the protein MLNSFVVGCGGFIGAASRYLLSLLINRYNTSTFPVSTLIINILGSFLIGLLVEILAVQNPNNKKLLLFLTTGILGGFTTFSTFSLETINLYQNGNTFLAILNVVLSILFCLAGVVLGKVLARVIIS
- a CDS encoding cohesin domain-containing protein — encoded protein: MKRIVLTVAVMVVVIFSLILIPPIAMDIQMPAKVLNESSQTISNEQLGTNSSGKVSTQESAAKVKSNSPALSITVGDASGKKGSTVSIPVNFKDVSKVGDVGTCNFYLKYDTNVLKAESITAGKIISNPKVNFSSSIDEKNGKISVLFLDDTVGNQLINKDGTFATITFKIVGSSGNTKIQFTDGGAVGNGKMLKIDNVTRTDGTIKVK
- a CDS encoding radical SAM protein; the encoded protein is MYYRLNAHCQLVKGACRGAIYDFKSGKVFSINPDALQLLEKCQGEPIDEVIDIKLPENKNVLEFIDQLTYRGLGAIYINKPEDKSMKNTEAEEQRLSFLWLELTSKCNNKCLHCYSSSDACRNDDKVPHERWMSLISEARKEGATSIQLIGGEPLLYPKWRELVIKANEEGYEFIEIYTNATLIDQSCIDFFKQQNVNIATTIYADNAEVHDQVTLHSGSFNKTMSAVRKILDAGIPIRIASIIMKTNENEADNILKLLEDLGLPATKLDVVRPTGRGDDEKLLPTKYKNPKIRPPFYTSAEEFWKAHKYHSCLAGKIAVSSTGDVFPCIFARNEICGNILDSSLSEILNGSDLQKCWNTTKDDVKKCKDCEYRYACYDCRPIAQSNDCNKDWYASTVECAYNPYTGVWQDDDSTE